A single Lolium perenne isolate Kyuss_39 chromosome 6, Kyuss_2.0, whole genome shotgun sequence DNA region contains:
- the LOC127305359 gene encoding isoleucine--tRNA ligase, cytoplasmic, producing MDDVCEGKDFSFPEEEERMLKLWQHIDAFHEQLRRTAGGDEFVFYDGPPFATGLPHYGHILAGTIKDVVTRHQAMRGRHVSRRFGWDCHGLPVEFEIDKALGITNRQQVLDLGIGKYNETCRGIVTKYVAEWEAVVTRSGRWIDFRDDYKTMDLNYMESVWWVFGQLWKKDLVYKGFKVMPYSTGCKTALSNFEAGLDYRTVPDPAVMVSFPVVGDADNAALVAWTTTPWTLPSNLALCVNANLVYAKVKDKSNGTVYIVGETRLGQLPVKAKAAGKKQAKGSTAEASQGGLDTESYELLEKFPGSSLVGKKYTPLFDFFLELQDTAFRVIADNYVTDDSGTGVVHCAPAFGEDDHRVCLSGGIIEASGLVVAVDDDGCFIEKITDFKGRHVKEADKDIISAVKDKGRLVSKGSIEHSYPFCWRSGTPLIYRAVPSWFIKVEKIRDQLLECNKETYWVPDYVKEKRFHNWLEGARDWAVSRSRFWGTPLPVWISQDGEEIVVIDSIEELERLSGVKVNDLHRHHVDDITIPSREGRGVLKRVEDVFDCWFESGSMPYASIHYPFENRELFEKNFPGNFVAEGLDQTRGWFYTLMVLSTALFGKPAFKNLICNGLVLAEDGKKMSKSKKNYPSPVDVINEYGADALRLYLVNSPVVRAESLRFKRIGVFGVVKDVFLPWYNAYRFLVQNAKRLEVEGLGAFSPIDQASLQKSSNVLDHWINSATESLVSFVLQEMDAYRLYTVVPYLVKYIDNLTNIYVRFNRKRLKGRTGEVDCKISLSTLYHALVTTCVAMAPFTPFFTEVLYQNLRKVSSKSHESIHFCSFPSTTGERDERVEQSVNRMMTIIDLARNIRERHSKALKTPLKEMVVVHPDSEFLEDITGKLKEYVMEEMNVKTVTPCNDPMMYASLRAEPNFSVLGKRLGKDMGKVSNGVKKMTQEQVLAFEQSGEISFFGHCLKLDDIKVVREFKRPANVSEKEIDAAGDGDVLVILDLRADQSLIEAGVAREVVNKIQKLRKTAQLEPTDLIDVYYKPVDDCSSRLEEILLSQDQYIREVLGNSLVPKAMAPSDTVVICEESHGVHDMSFVIYIARCMPVLAPDLLPHASGNSDHVDALRVYLSSRSISRLKNEFQTGNGKITVSCMEGYPPIVLQLGKHVFLSAGDFYLANRS from the exons ATGGACGACGTGTGCGAGGGGAAGGACTTCTCCttcccggaggaggaggagcgcatgCTCAAGCTATGGCAGCACATCGACGCCTTCCACGAGCAGCTGCGGCGCACGGCGGGCGGCGACGAGTTCGTCTTCTACGACGGGCCGCCCTTCGCCACGGGCCTGCCGCACTACGGCCacatcctcgccggcaccatcaAGGACGTGGTCACCCGGCACCAGGCCATGCGCGGCCGCCACGTCTCGCGCCGCTTCGGCTGGGACTGCCACGGCCTCCCCGTCGAGTTCGAGATCGACAAGGCGCTCGGCATCACCAACCGCCAGCAGGTGCTCGACCTCGGCATCGGCAAGTACAACGAGACCTGCCGCGGCATCGTCACCAAGTACGTCGCCGAGTGGGAGGCCGTCGTCACGCGCTCCGGGAGGTGGATCGACTTCAGGGACGACTACAAGACCATGGACCTCAACTACATGGAGAGCGTATGGTGGGTCTTCGGACAGCTCTGGAAGAAGGACCTCGTCTACAAGGGTTTCAAG GTTATGCCTTACAGCACAGGTTGCAAAACCGCACTCTCAAACTTCGAGGCAGGCCTGGACTACAGG ACTGTCCCAGACCCAGCAGTGATGGTGTCTTTCCCTGTTGTTGGTGATGCCGACAATGCGGCTCTTGTTGCATGGACTACCACACCTTGGACACTCCCGAGCAACCTAGCATTGTGTGTCAATGCCAATCTTGTGTATGCCAAG GTTAAGGACAAGTCAAATGGAACAGTATACATTGTCGGGGAAACTAGGCTTGGGCAGTTGCCAGTTAAAGCCAAAGCTGCTGGAAAGAAGCAAGCAAAGGGAAGCACTGCTGAAGCTTCCCAGGGTGGTTTGGACACTGAATCATATGAATTATTGGAAAAGTTTCCTGGCTCAAGTTTAGTAGGCAAAAA ATACACTCCTCTGTTTGATTTTTTCTTGGAGCTTCAAGACACTGCATTTAGGGTGATTGCGGATAACTATGTAACTGATGATAGTGGAACCGGAGTTGTTCATTGTGCTCCCGCGTTTGGTGAAGATGATCATCGTGTCTGCCTTAGCGGTGGGATAATTGAG GCTAGTGGACTTGTTGTAGCTGTTGATGATGATGGTTGCTTCATTGAGAAGATAACTGACTTCAAAGGGCGACATGTCAAAGAGGCTGACAAGGATATCATCAGCGCTGTTAAA GATAAAGGGAGACTTGTTAGCAAAGGGAGCATCGAGCACTCTTATCCATTTTGTTGGCGCTCGGGCACTCCTCTTATTTACCGGGCTGTTCCAAGCTG GTTCATCAAGGTTGAAAAGATTAGGGACCAGTTACTCGAATGCAACAAGGAGACCTACTGGGTTCCAGATTATGTCAAG GAAAAGAGATTCCATAATTGGCTAGAAGGTGCTAGGGACTGGGCTGTTAGCAGAAGTAGATTTTGGGGTACTCCACTTCCAGTTTGGATCAGCCAAGATGGTGAAGAAATTGTTGTTATAGATTCCATTGAAGAACTTGAAAGATTATCTGGCGTCAAG GTTAACGATCTTCACCGCCACCATGTTGATGATATTACGATTCCTAGCAGAGAAGGGCGTGGGGTGCTCAAACGTGTTGAGGAT GTTTTTGACTGCTGGTTTGAGAGTGGATCCATGCCATACGCCTCCATTCATTATCCATTTGAGAATCGTGAACTATTTGAGAAGAATTTTCCTGGCAACTTTGTGGCAGAGGGCTTAGACCAAACACGTGGATG GTTTTATACCTTGATGGTGTTGTCAACAGCATTATTTGGGAAGCCTGCTTTTAAGAATCTTATATGCAATGGTCTTGTTTTGGCGGAGGATGGTAAGAAAATGAGCAAGAGTAAAAAGAATTACCCTTCACCCGTGGACGTCATTAATGAATATGGAGCG GATGCTTTGAGGCTGTACTTGGTAAATTCTCCAGTTGTACGTGCGGAGTCTCTACGGTTTAAAAGGATTGGTGTTTTTGGTGTT GTGAAAGATGTTTTCCTCCCGTGGTATAATGCTTATAGGTTTCTTGTCCAAAACGCGAAGAGACTTGAAGTTGAGGGTCTTGGAGCATTTTCTCCAATTGATCAAGCTTCACTTCAGAAGTCATCCAATGTGTTGGATCATTGGATAAACTCTGCAACTGAAAGTCTTGTTAGCTTTGTTCTCCAGGAGATGGATGCATATCGGCTTTACACG GTGGTGCCATACTTGGTAAAATATATTGACAATCTCACCAATATTTATGTGCGGTTCAACCGCAAACGTTTAAAAGGACGGACTGGAGAAGTAGACTGCAAAATTTCTCTTTCAactctctaccat GCACTTGTAACAACTTGTGTGGCGATGGCTCCATTTACGCCGTTCTTTACTGAAGTTCTTTATCAAAATCTGAGGAAGGTGTCAAGTAAATCACATGAGAGCATTCATTTCTGCAGTTTCCCTTCCACAACTGGGGAG AGAGATGAGCGTGTTGAGCAAAGTGTGAATAGGATGATGACCATCATTGATCTTGCACGCAATATTCGTGAACGGCACAGCAAAGCTCTCAAAACACCACTGAA GGAAATGGTGGTTGTTCATCCTGACAGTGAATTTCTCGAAGATATCACGGGAAAATTAAAAGAG TATGTCATGGAGGAGATGAATGTTAAGACTGTGACTCCATGTAATGATCCCATGATGTATGCTTCTCTGCGGGCAGAACCCAATTTTAG TGTTCTAGGGAAAAGACTAGGTAAGGACATGGGCAAAGTATCAAATGGAGTGAAGAAAATGACCCAGGAACAAGTCTTAGCCTTTGAGCAAAGCGGAGAGATTTCTTTCTTTGGTCATTGCTTGAAGCTAGATGACATTAAG GTGGTTCGAGAGTTCAAGCGTCCTGCAAACGTGTCAGAGAAGGAAATTGATGCAGCAGGAGATG GTGATGTGTTGGTCATTTTGGATCTCAGAGCTGATCAATCATTGATCGAAGCCGGAGTGGCTCGAGAG GTTGTAAACAAAATCCAGAAATTGCGAAAGACTGCTCAGCTAGAACCTACAGACTTAATTGATGTGTACTACAAACCTGTGGACGATTGCAGCAGTAGACTTGAAGAGATTTTGCTGTCACAG GATCAATATATTAGGGAAGTTCTTGGTAATTCTTTAGTTCCAAAGGCAATGGCACCATCAGATACG